A single Paenibacillus sp. FSL R5-0517 DNA region contains:
- a CDS encoding sugar phosphate isomerase/epimerase encodes MKLSVFTVATPDLNAEELASAAAVAGIDGIEWRFRGIPEDAMSEEPSYWRNNRCSVDPSRWQEQVPVFREAAVGQGRKSIALVPYLNCGDISATEQAFQAAAGLGASMMRVGVPGYDRKTHYSELYRKAVDYLSEVQDLAKQYNIKAIVETHHQTIAPTASLAYRLVESLDPQHVGVLYDPGNMVHEGYENHRMGLELLGPYLAHVHVKNAGWFEPEVKDTQKDNVTEKNSGLTLNTAWKCQWTPLTEGMVDWVQMVQDLRAVGYDGYYGIEDFSGALKSKAMLQHFADVFAEIERRVDEEEQS; translated from the coding sequence ATGAAACTGTCTGTATTCACTGTGGCTACCCCTGATCTGAATGCAGAAGAACTGGCATCTGCTGCGGCAGTAGCGGGGATTGATGGAATAGAGTGGCGTTTCCGCGGAATTCCTGAGGATGCCATGTCCGAAGAGCCGTCTTATTGGAGAAATAATCGATGCTCGGTAGATCCAAGCCGTTGGCAGGAACAGGTTCCTGTTTTTCGTGAAGCGGCGGTAGGGCAAGGCAGGAAATCTATTGCACTCGTACCGTATCTGAACTGCGGAGATATTTCTGCCACCGAGCAGGCGTTTCAGGCTGCGGCTGGGTTGGGAGCATCCATGATGCGTGTGGGTGTTCCTGGATATGATCGCAAGACCCATTATTCTGAGTTGTATCGCAAAGCCGTTGATTACCTGAGTGAAGTACAGGATTTGGCCAAACAGTACAACATCAAGGCAATTGTAGAGACACATCATCAGACGATTGCACCGACGGCATCGCTTGCCTATCGTCTTGTTGAGTCGCTCGACCCACAGCATGTGGGTGTGCTGTACGATCCAGGCAACATGGTGCATGAAGGCTATGAGAATCATCGGATGGGGCTTGAGTTGCTAGGTCCGTATCTCGCTCATGTGCATGTGAAGAATGCCGGGTGGTTTGAACCCGAAGTTAAGGATACGCAAAAGGATAATGTAACTGAGAAGAATAGCGGATTGACTCTGAATACAGCATGGAAATGTCAATGGACTCCCCTGACTGAAGGCATGGTCGATTGGGTACAGATGGTGCAGGATCTTCGTGCCGTCGGGTATGACGGATATTACGGAATTGAAGACTTTAGTGGGGCCTTGAAATCAAAGGCGATGTTACAGCATTTTGCAGACGTTTTCGCCGAAATTGAGCGTCGTGTGGACGAGGAGGAGCAGTCATGA
- a CDS encoding Gfo/Idh/MocA family oxidoreductase: protein MSIVRVAVIGIGNMGAAHARTLVAGEVPGAELVAVCDVRREMESWVSSHLPATVTYWQDAEQMMTSGTIDAVIIATPHYDHPEQAIQAFQHGLHVMIEKPAGVYTKQVRKMNEAAAASGKVFSMMYNQRTNPLYIKLRDLIASGELGEVRRTNWIITNWYRSQSYYDSGGWRATWAGEGGGVLINQDPHQLDLWQWTIGMMPVRMRAFCSFGKYRNIEVEDDVTAYVEYENGATGVFVTTTGEAPGTNRFEVNGDRGKIVIEDGKLTFWRLRESEPEFNQRFTGGFGQPECWKCEIPITGVETGHPGLIRNWVDAIRTGAPLIAPGEDGIHGLTLSNAMLLSTWTDNWVDLPIDEDLFYEHLQERIASSTTKKDKAISGSQPADLSQTFK from the coding sequence ATGAGTATCGTACGAGTAGCGGTGATTGGTATAGGCAACATGGGGGCAGCTCATGCCAGAACATTGGTTGCCGGAGAAGTACCGGGTGCAGAATTGGTCGCTGTATGTGATGTAAGAAGAGAAATGGAGAGCTGGGTTTCGAGTCATCTTCCGGCTACGGTCACCTATTGGCAGGATGCAGAGCAGATGATGACTTCGGGTACGATTGATGCGGTCATTATTGCAACGCCTCACTATGACCACCCGGAACAGGCGATTCAGGCTTTCCAGCATGGCTTGCATGTCATGATCGAGAAGCCAGCCGGTGTGTATACGAAACAGGTACGCAAGATGAATGAAGCGGCCGCAGCCAGCGGTAAAGTCTTTTCCATGATGTACAACCAGCGGACCAACCCACTCTACATTAAACTAAGAGATTTAATCGCTTCGGGGGAGCTGGGTGAGGTACGGCGTACCAACTGGATTATTACGAACTGGTACCGATCCCAAAGTTACTATGATTCCGGCGGTTGGCGGGCAACTTGGGCAGGCGAAGGTGGAGGTGTACTGATTAATCAGGACCCGCACCAACTGGATCTGTGGCAGTGGACCATCGGCATGATGCCGGTAAGAATGCGTGCGTTCTGTTCGTTTGGCAAGTATCGGAATATTGAAGTGGAAGATGATGTAACAGCTTATGTAGAGTATGAAAATGGCGCAACGGGTGTCTTCGTAACGACTACTGGCGAAGCACCAGGTACGAACCGATTTGAGGTTAACGGAGACCGGGGTAAAATCGTCATCGAAGATGGAAAGCTGACGTTCTGGCGACTTCGCGAATCTGAGCCTGAATTCAATCAGCGGTTTACCGGAGGTTTTGGACAGCCGGAATGCTGGAAATGCGAGATTCCAATTACAGGTGTGGAAACGGGGCACCCGGGTCTGATTCGTAACTGGGTGGATGCGATTCGCACAGGTGCACCCCTTATTGCTCCCGGTGAGGATGGGATTCACGGATTAACATTATCGAATGCGATGTTGTTGTCTACCTGGACGGATAACTGGGTGGATCTGCCGATCGATGAGGATCTGTTCTACGAGCATCTGCAGGAGCGCATTGCTAGTTCAACGACGAAGAAAGACAAAGCAATAAGCGGCAGTCAACCTGCTGATCTGAGTCAGACATTTAAATGA